One Methylobacterium sp. 77 DNA window includes the following coding sequences:
- the ntrB gene encoding nitrate ABC transporter permease, whose amino-acid sequence MANTSTIAVPVSAKAATKPAAVKAPRKPLVTLATFRQIAANLIPPIVVLVAFLVIWELLCSRPTSGLPPPSRVVNEAWDIIAHPFYDNGGTDKGLFWHISASIQRVAFGFALATVVGIMVGTLIGQSDWAMRGLDPIFQVLRTIPPLAWLPLSLAAFRDGQPSAIFVIFITSIWPIIINTAVGIRNIPQDYRNVAAVLRLNPLEFFVKIMLPSAAPYIFTGLRIGVGLSWLAIVAAEMLIGGVGIGFFIWDAWNSSHISEIIVALVYVGVIGFFLDRFVAFIGTLVTRGATA is encoded by the coding sequence ATGGCCAACACCTCGACCATCGCCGTCCCGGTATCGGCCAAAGCGGCGACCAAGCCGGCAGCGGTGAAGGCGCCGCGCAAGCCGCTCGTGACCCTGGCGACGTTCCGCCAGATCGCCGCGAACCTGATCCCGCCGATCGTGGTGCTGGTCGCCTTCCTGGTGATCTGGGAGCTGCTGTGCTCGCGGCCGACCTCCGGCTTGCCGCCGCCCTCGCGCGTCGTCAACGAGGCGTGGGACATCATCGCCCACCCGTTCTACGACAATGGCGGCACCGACAAGGGCCTGTTCTGGCACATCTCGGCGAGCATCCAGCGCGTCGCCTTCGGCTTCGCCCTCGCCACCGTCGTCGGCATCATGGTCGGCACCCTGATCGGCCAGTCGGACTGGGCCATGCGCGGCCTCGATCCGATCTTCCAGGTGCTGCGCACGATCCCGCCGCTGGCCTGGCTGCCGCTCTCCCTCGCGGCGTTCCGCGACGGCCAGCCCTCGGCCATCTTCGTGATCTTCATCACCTCGATCTGGCCGATCATCATCAACACGGCGGTGGGCATCCGCAACATCCCGCAGGACTACCGCAACGTGGCGGCGGTGCTGCGGCTCAACCCGCTCGAGTTCTTCGTGAAGATCATGCTGCCCTCGGCGGCGCCCTACATCTTCACGGGGCTTCGCATCGGCGTCGGCCTGTCCTGGCTCGCCATCGTGGCGGCCGAGATGCTCATCGGCGGCGTCGGCATCGGCTTCTTCATCTGGGATGCCTGGAACTCGTCGCACATCTCCGAGATCATCGTCGCCCTCGTCTATGTCGGGGTGATCGGGTTCTTCCTCGACCGGTTCGTGGCCTTCATCGGCACCCTCGTGACCCGCGGCGCCACCGCCTGA
- a CDS encoding CmpA/NrtA family ABC transporter substrate-binding protein — protein MTDGFRNNRRTLLKGAAATLSLAALARTALPGGAFAQGAGPEVKGAKLGFIALTDASPLFVAKEKGFFAKHGMPDVEVLKQASWGTTRDNLVLGSEGNGIDGAHILTPMPYLISAGRVTQNNVPVPMHILARLNTNGQCVSVAKEYLDAKVGLDSKVFKTAIEKKKAAGKSVKAAMTFPGGTHDLWIRYWLAAGGIDPDKDIETIVVPPPQMVANMKVGTMDCFCVGEPWNAQLVQQGLGYTALTTGELWKDHPEKAFAMRASFTEKYPNATKALLMAVLEAQAWCDQPGNKDEVAAIAAKRQWMNVPVGDVAGRIKGTIDYGDGRVVENSPHIMKFWNDNASYPYQSHDLWFLTEDIRWGKFDAQTDTKALIAKVNREDLWRDAAKALGVTAIPSSTSRGKETFFDGKVFDPADPAAYLSSLGIKRIA, from the coding sequence ATGACTGATGGGTTTCGGAACAACCGGCGCACTCTCCTGAAGGGCGCAGCAGCGACCTTGTCGCTGGCCGCTCTGGCGCGCACCGCACTGCCCGGCGGCGCCTTCGCGCAAGGTGCCGGTCCCGAGGTGAAGGGCGCGAAGCTCGGTTTCATCGCCCTCACCGATGCGAGCCCGCTCTTCGTCGCCAAGGAGAAGGGGTTCTTCGCCAAGCACGGCATGCCCGATGTCGAGGTGCTGAAGCAGGCCTCCTGGGGCACCACCCGCGACAACCTCGTGCTCGGTTCCGAGGGGAACGGCATCGACGGCGCCCACATCCTGACGCCGATGCCCTACCTGATCAGCGCCGGCCGCGTGACCCAGAACAACGTGCCCGTGCCGATGCACATCCTGGCCCGGCTCAACACCAACGGCCAGTGCGTCTCGGTGGCCAAGGAATATCTCGACGCCAAGGTCGGCCTCGATTCCAAGGTGTTCAAAACCGCGATCGAGAAGAAGAAGGCCGCCGGCAAGTCGGTGAAGGCGGCCATGACCTTCCCCGGCGGCACCCACGACCTCTGGATCCGCTACTGGCTGGCGGCCGGCGGCATCGATCCCGACAAGGACATCGAGACCATCGTCGTGCCGCCGCCGCAGATGGTGGCGAACATGAAGGTCGGCACGATGGACTGCTTCTGCGTCGGCGAGCCGTGGAACGCGCAGCTCGTGCAGCAGGGCCTCGGCTACACCGCGCTCACCACGGGCGAGCTCTGGAAGGACCATCCCGAGAAGGCCTTCGCCATGCGGGCTTCCTTCACCGAGAAGTACCCGAACGCGACGAAAGCCCTGCTGATGGCGGTGCTGGAAGCGCAAGCGTGGTGCGACCAGCCCGGGAACAAGGACGAGGTCGCGGCCATCGCCGCCAAGCGCCAATGGATGAACGTCCCCGTGGGCGACGTCGCCGGGCGCATCAAGGGCACCATCGATTACGGCGACGGCCGCGTGGTCGAGAACAGCCCGCACATCATGAAGTTCTGGAACGACAACGCGTCGTATCCCTACCAGAGCCACGACCTCTGGTTCCTCACCGAGGATATCCGCTGGGGCAAGTTCGACGCGCAGACGGACACCAAGGCGCTGATCGCCAAGGTGAACCGCGAGGATCTGTGGCGTGACGCGGCCAAGGCGCTCGGCGTCACCGCGATCCCGAGCTCCACCTCGCGCGGAAAAGAGACCTTCTTCGACGGCAAGGTCTTCGATCCGGCCGATCCCGCCGCCTACCTGTCCAGCCTCGGCATCAAGAGGATCGCGTGA